A genomic region of Xanthomonas fragariae contains the following coding sequences:
- a CDS encoding putative bifunctional diguanylate cyclase/phosphodiesterase yields MKAMRLHTRIAALLVLVVLATQALTFIAVQLATERSVKAQLSEELQIGERVWQRINVRRDEQLMQSASVLADDFGFRAAVASGDVQTMQSALRNHAARMSAQTAVLLSPDGEFLTGLADLPQAEQLRAVQALLQQAQLDGRAVGVVALDQHIVRLAVVQVLAPSRVGWIAIGNESGDGLAQDFRSTTGLDATFFTDGPPVRVLASTLEQAALAEFAQQLPSAEKMHAASIPLTLGQSRYVVKLQSIQGGHVRVALQASLDRAVAPYRTLKLRILLLAGLATAAALGVAIFLARSVSKPVAQLVQAARRIQRGDYHTAVQVPPGRELAELADSFGRMQQQIASREQHILHQARHDALTGLPNRIWLLERLKQVVEQTMASGGTAAVMILDLERFKELNDSLGHDFADQVLVEAGRRLVDVVQEPNLVGRLGSDEFMVVVTQVDAASVQQDAQRLLLQLRRPLVLPQARIQLEASIGIALIPEHGADPDTLLRRADIARRQVSDATTIGVSVYRMGLDEQHLRRLRLTGDLRQAIGGNELTLRFQPKICLRTDHVEQVEVLVRWQHPVLGPIGPDEFIPLAEHSGVIHPLTRFVLDEALRCQAQWRRQGLELGMAINLSALDLSDPGLPDFVRDRLEQHAVPAQSITLELTESALMRDIESALHMLHQLRSVGVRLSIDDFGTGYSSLAQLKRMPVNELKIDKSFVMQLAEGTDDAFIVRSTIDLGHNLGLSVIAEGVENATALALLRTYGCDMVQGYLYAPPLEDAPLVAWCMRQLGMPPAAQVGAQR; encoded by the coding sequence ATGAAGGCGATGCGCCTGCATACGCGCATCGCTGCCTTGCTGGTCCTTGTCGTGCTGGCCACGCAGGCGTTGACTTTCATCGCAGTGCAACTGGCGACCGAGCGCAGCGTCAAGGCACAGCTCAGCGAAGAACTGCAGATTGGCGAGCGCGTCTGGCAACGCATCAATGTGCGGCGCGATGAGCAACTGATGCAGTCGGCTTCCGTGCTGGCTGATGATTTTGGCTTTCGTGCGGCGGTGGCCAGTGGCGATGTGCAGACCATGCAATCGGCATTGCGCAACCATGCCGCGCGCATGTCGGCGCAGACCGCAGTACTGTTGTCGCCGGATGGCGAATTTTTGACCGGGTTGGCCGATCTGCCGCAAGCCGAACAATTGCGTGCGGTGCAGGCCCTGTTGCAGCAGGCGCAGCTTGATGGGCGCGCGGTGGGTGTGGTTGCGTTGGATCAGCACATCGTGCGGTTGGCGGTGGTGCAGGTGCTCGCGCCGAGCCGCGTGGGTTGGATCGCGATCGGCAACGAGTCCGGCGATGGTCTGGCGCAAGATTTCCGCAGCACCACCGGGTTGGATGCAACCTTCTTTACCGACGGCCCGCCCGTGCGCGTGCTGGCATCAACGTTGGAACAGGCGGCGCTTGCAGAGTTCGCTCAGCAATTGCCCAGTGCGGAGAAGATGCACGCTGCTTCGATCCCGTTGACATTGGGCCAGTCGCGCTATGTGGTCAAGCTGCAGTCGATTCAAGGCGGCCACGTGCGGGTCGCCTTGCAGGCATCGTTGGATCGCGCGGTCGCACCGTATCGCACCCTCAAACTGCGCATCCTGCTGCTTGCTGGGCTGGCCACCGCCGCGGCTTTGGGCGTGGCGATTTTCCTCGCACGCAGCGTCAGCAAGCCGGTCGCGCAATTGGTGCAGGCGGCGCGACGCATCCAGCGTGGCGATTACCACACCGCCGTGCAGGTGCCGCCCGGTCGCGAACTCGCCGAGCTGGCCGACAGCTTCGGGCGTATGCAGCAACAGATCGCCAGCCGCGAGCAGCACATCCTGCATCAGGCCCGGCACGACGCCTTGACCGGTCTACCCAACCGCATCTGGTTGCTGGAGCGATTGAAACAGGTGGTGGAGCAGACCATGGCTTCCGGCGGCACCGCCGCGGTGATGATCCTGGACCTTGAGCGCTTCAAGGAACTCAACGACAGCCTGGGCCACGACTTCGCCGACCAAGTGCTTGTCGAAGCCGGGCGCCGGCTGGTCGATGTGGTGCAGGAGCCGAACCTGGTCGGTCGCCTGGGCAGCGACGAATTCATGGTCGTGGTGACGCAGGTCGATGCGGCTAGCGTGCAGCAGGACGCGCAGCGCTTGCTGCTGCAACTGCGTCGCCCATTGGTATTGCCGCAGGCACGTATCCAACTCGAAGCCAGCATCGGCATTGCTTTGATTCCCGAGCATGGTGCCGATCCGGACACCTTGTTGCGTCGCGCCGATATCGCACGGCGTCAGGTCAGCGATGCAACCACCATTGGCGTGAGCGTGTATCGCATGGGCCTGGACGAGCAGCATTTGCGGCGCTTGCGACTCACTGGCGATCTGCGTCAGGCGATCGGCGGCAACGAGCTGACCTTGCGCTTCCAGCCCAAGATCTGTCTGCGCACCGATCACGTCGAACAGGTGGAAGTGCTGGTGCGCTGGCAACACCCGGTGCTCGGTCCGATTGGCCCAGACGAATTCATTCCGCTTGCCGAGCATTCCGGCGTGATCCATCCGCTGACCCGTTTTGTGCTGGATGAGGCGCTGCGCTGCCAGGCGCAATGGCGCAGGCAGGGCTTGGAACTGGGCATGGCGATCAATCTGTCCGCACTCGACCTCTCCGACCCTGGCTTGCCCGATTTCGTGCGTGACCGTCTGGAACAACACGCAGTGCCGGCGCAATCGATCACGCTGGAATTGACCGAAAGCGCCTTGATGCGCGATATCGAATCCGCGCTGCACATGTTGCACCAGTTGCGCAGTGTCGGTGTGCGCTTGTCCATTGATGACTTCGGCACTGGCTATTCCTCGTTGGCCCAACTCAAGCGCATGCCGGTAAACGAATTGAAGATCGACAAGAGCTTCGTCATGCAATTGGCCGAAGGCACTGACGATGCATTTATTGTGCGCAGCACGATTGATCTAGGCCATAACCTCGGCCTCAGCGTGATCGCTGAAGGTGTCGAGAACGCCACCGCGTTGGCGCTGTTGCGCACCTATGGCTGCGACATGGTGCAAGGCTATCTGTACGCGCCGCCGTTGGAAGACGCACCGCTGGTAGCCTGGTGCATGCGCCAGCTGGGAATGCCACCGGCAGCACAGGTAGGAGCGCAACGATGA
- the tpiA gene encoding triose-phosphate isomerase — translation MRRKIVAGNWKLHGSRTFATELVAKVAAHMPLEGVDVVILPPLPYLGDLIEDFEAHHLSFGAQDVSSNEKGAYTGEVSASMLVDVGAEYGLVGHSERRQYHQETSELVARKFVAAMHAGLIPVLCVGESLEQRESGQTEAILRAQLEPVLALVGSEGFARAVIAYEPIWAIGTGRSANPEQAQAVHAFLRGEVAKADARIADRLPILYGGSVKPDNASELFAQPDVDGGLVGGASLVAEDFLAIARAAAAC, via the coding sequence ATGCGTCGAAAGATCGTTGCTGGAAATTGGAAGCTGCATGGCAGCCGCACCTTCGCCACCGAACTGGTGGCGAAGGTCGCCGCGCACATGCCCCTGGAGGGGGTCGATGTCGTCATCTTGCCGCCACTGCCTTACCTCGGCGACCTGATCGAGGATTTCGAGGCACATCACCTGTCATTCGGAGCCCAGGACGTCAGTAGCAATGAAAAAGGCGCCTACACCGGCGAGGTCTCGGCCTCAATGCTGGTGGATGTCGGTGCCGAGTACGGACTGGTCGGCCACTCCGAGCGCCGCCAGTATCACCAGGAGACCAGCGAACTGGTGGCGCGCAAATTCGTCGCCGCCATGCATGCAGGGCTGATCCCGGTGCTGTGCGTGGGCGAATCGCTGGAACAACGCGAGTCTGGTCAGACTGAGGCAATCTTACGTGCCCAGCTCGAGCCGGTGCTGGCGCTAGTGGGCAGCGAAGGCTTCGCCCGTGCCGTGATTGCCTACGAGCCGATCTGGGCCATTGGCACCGGCCGCTCCGCCAACCCGGAGCAGGCTCAGGCCGTGCATGCCTTCCTGCGTGGCGAAGTCGCGAAGGCGGATGCTAGAATCGCCGATCGGTTGCCCATCCTGTACGGGGGCAGTGTCAAGCCCGATAACGCCAGCGAGCTGTTCGCACAGCCCGACGTCGATGGCGGGCTGGTCGGAGGCGCTTCGCTGGTCGCCGAAGACTTCCTGGCTATCGCACGCGCGGCGGCCGCTTGCTAA
- a CDS encoding group I truncated hemoglobin, whose product MNRWLRWSLSCVLGLMSACATTPPRQTLYDELGGQAGIESLVETMLSRIADDQRIVDKFARVNIVMLNERLVQKFCHVADGPCPDTAKSMKQAHAHLAIREGDFNALVEDLNWAMDQRHIPRRTQNRLLERLAAMHGEIVNH is encoded by the coding sequence ATGAATCGATGGCTGCGCTGGTCTTTGTCGTGCGTGCTGGGTCTGATGAGCGCCTGCGCCACCACGCCACCGCGCCAGACGCTCTATGACGAGCTCGGCGGGCAGGCCGGGATCGAGTCGCTGGTGGAAACCATGTTGTCGCGCATTGCCGACGATCAACGCATCGTCGACAAGTTCGCGCGCGTTAACATCGTCATGCTCAATGAGCGCCTGGTGCAGAAGTTCTGCCATGTCGCCGATGGGCCGTGCCCGGATACCGCCAAGTCGATGAAACAGGCGCATGCGCATCTGGCGATTCGCGAGGGCGACTTCAACGCATTGGTCGAGGATCTGAACTGGGCGATGGATCAGCGCCACATCCCTCGTCGCACGCAGAATCGCTTGCTGGAGCGTCTGGCGGCCATGCATGGCGAAATTGTCAATCATTAA
- a CDS encoding NuoB/complex I 20 kDa subunit family protein: protein MGVIQTLDRLMTNPMPEGRVEDILRPDGENPLLEKGYVTTSVDALLNWARTGSMWPMTFGLACCAVEMMHAGAARLDLDRYGVVFRPSPRQSDVMIVAGTLVNKMAPALRKVYDQMPDPKWVISMGSCANGGGYYHYSYSVVRGCDRIVPVDIYVPGCPPTAEALVYGILQLQKKIWRTQTIAR, encoded by the coding sequence ATGGGAGTGATTCAGACCCTGGACCGTCTGATGACCAACCCGATGCCGGAAGGCCGGGTAGAAGACATCCTGCGCCCCGACGGCGAAAACCCGCTGCTCGAAAAGGGCTACGTAACCACCAGTGTCGATGCGCTGCTGAACTGGGCACGGACCGGCTCGATGTGGCCGATGACCTTCGGGCTTGCCTGTTGTGCGGTCGAGATGATGCACGCTGGTGCTGCGCGTCTGGATCTAGACCGTTATGGTGTGGTGTTCCGCCCGTCGCCGCGCCAGTCCGACGTGATGATCGTGGCCGGCACCCTGGTCAACAAGATGGCGCCTGCGCTGCGTAAGGTCTACGACCAGATGCCGGATCCGAAGTGGGTCATTTCGATGGGCAGCTGCGCCAATGGCGGCGGCTATTACCATTATTCGTATTCGGTGGTGCGCGGTTGCGATCGCATCGTGCCGGTGGACATCTATGTCCCTGGCTGCCCGCCGACCGCCGAGGCGCTGGTCTACGGCATCTTGCAGCTGCAGAAGAAGATCTGGCGTACCCAGACGATCGCGCGCTGA
- a CDS encoding SDR family NAD(P)-dependent oxidoreductase, with amino-acid sequence MSVSPVFTLVTGASSGIGREIARAYARRGVPLILTARRVDRLQALAEELGARVLVKVLPADLADPAAVEALVAQIQRNGWTVGTLVNNAGYGVPGRYQRNDWTTHARFLQVMVGAVCELTWRLLPMIRASGQGCILNVASFAALTPGADGQTLYAASKSFMLRFSESLALENADCAVKVCALCPGFAWSEFHDVTGTRASMTSLPRWAWLQADNVAEYGIQALERGQVLAVPGWRYRLVNAALRMLPHAFALRLMARASHRVRPLN; translated from the coding sequence ATGTCCGTTTCGCCTGTCTTCACGCTGGTTACCGGTGCTTCCAGTGGCATTGGCCGCGAGATCGCGCGTGCCTACGCCAGGCGCGGCGTACCGCTGATCCTGACCGCGCGCCGGGTGGACCGGCTGCAAGCGCTGGCTGAGGAATTGGGTGCTAGGGTCCTCGTGAAAGTGCTACCGGCCGACTTAGCCGACCCAGCCGCGGTGGAAGCTCTGGTGGCGCAGATCCAGCGCAATGGCTGGACGGTCGGGACCCTGGTCAACAACGCTGGCTATGGCGTTCCCGGCCGCTACCAGCGCAACGATTGGACAACGCATGCGCGCTTTCTGCAGGTGATGGTGGGCGCGGTGTGCGAGCTGACCTGGCGACTGTTGCCGATGATTCGCGCTAGTGGCCAGGGCTGCATTCTCAACGTAGCCTCGTTTGCCGCGCTGACACCGGGTGCCGATGGACAAACCCTATACGCGGCCAGCAAGAGTTTCATGCTGCGCTTCAGCGAATCGCTGGCGCTGGAAAACGCCGATTGCGCGGTCAAGGTTTGCGCGCTGTGCCCTGGATTTGCGTGGTCGGAATTTCACGACGTGACCGGCACCCGCGCATCGATGACCTCCCTGCCCCGCTGGGCGTGGTTGCAGGCCGATAACGTTGCCGAGTACGGCATCCAAGCACTGGAACGCGGCCAGGTGCTGGCCGTGCCGGGCTGGCGCTATCGGCTGGTCAACGCCGCGCTGCGCATGTTGCCGCATGCGTTTGCGCTGCGGCTGATGGCACGCGCATCGCATCGCGTCCGGCCGCTGAATTGA
- the glmM gene encoding phosphoglucosamine mutase, with amino-acid sequence MSGRKYFGTDGIRGRVGQGVISADFVLRLGNALGRVLTQGRSKRPLVLIGKDTRISGYMFEAALEAGLVAAGADVQLIGPMPTPAIAFLTNTLRAHAGVVISASHNPHYDNGIKFFSAEGEKLDDATEAAIEAALDEPFHTVESERLGKAIRTRDAIGRYIEFCKASVARGFTLHGLKMVLDCAHGATYHIAPMLFRELGAEVVVIGAAPDGLNINAGVGSTHIDNLAAQVRESGAHLGIAFDGDGDRVLMADDQGNPVDGDDLLYVLARSWQASGRLTGIVVGTLMTNYGLEQALAALNIPFQRAKVGDRYVHHALVEGGGTLGGETSGHLLCLDRATTGDGIVSALQVLEALGRDGQSLREALSGLSKVPQKTVNVRLDGGAAKAIVEAAGVQQALQQAQAAVQGRGRAFLRPSGTEAVVRVTVEADDAGLMQDTLDRLSGAVRDAA; translated from the coding sequence ATGAGCGGCCGCAAGTATTTTGGAACCGACGGCATCCGCGGTCGGGTGGGGCAGGGCGTGATCTCGGCCGATTTTGTGCTGCGTCTGGGTAATGCGCTCGGCCGTGTGCTCACCCAGGGGCGCAGCAAGCGGCCGCTGGTGTTGATCGGCAAGGACACCCGCATTTCCGGCTACATGTTCGAAGCAGCCTTGGAAGCCGGCCTGGTTGCCGCAGGTGCCGACGTGCAACTGATCGGCCCGATGCCGACCCCAGCCATCGCGTTTCTGACCAATACGTTGCGCGCCCATGCCGGCGTGGTGATCAGCGCCTCGCACAATCCGCATTACGACAACGGCATCAAGTTCTTCTCGGCCGAAGGCGAGAAGCTCGATGACGCTACCGAAGCGGCCATTGAAGCCGCGCTGGATGAGCCGTTCCACACCGTGGAGTCCGAGCGTCTGGGCAAGGCGATCCGCACCCGTGATGCCATCGGCCGCTATATCGAATTCTGCAAGGCCAGCGTGGCACGTGGGTTCACCTTACATGGCTTGAAGATGGTGCTCGATTGCGCGCATGGCGCGACCTATCACATCGCACCGATGCTGTTCCGCGAGCTGGGTGCAGAGGTGGTGGTCATCGGCGCTGCGCCGGACGGTCTCAATATCAATGCCGGTGTCGGCTCCACGCATATCGATAATCTTGCCGCCCAGGTCCGCGAGAGTGGCGCGCACCTGGGTATCGCCTTCGACGGCGACGGCGACCGCGTGCTGATGGCCGACGACCAAGGTAATCCGGTCGATGGCGACGACCTGCTGTATGTGTTGGCTCGCTCATGGCAGGCCAGCGGCCGGCTCACCGGCATCGTGGTTGGCACATTGATGACCAACTACGGGCTGGAACAGGCGCTGGCCGCATTGAATATTCCGTTTCAGCGCGCAAAGGTTGGCGACCGCTATGTGCACCATGCCTTGGTCGAAGGCGGCGGCACGCTGGGCGGAGAAACCTCCGGCCATCTGCTGTGCCTGGATCGTGCCACCACCGGCGACGGCATCGTCAGCGCGTTGCAAGTGCTCGAAGCGCTGGGCCGCGATGGACAAAGCCTGCGCGAAGCGTTGAGCGGTCTGAGCAAGGTGCCACAGAAAACCGTCAACGTGCGCCTCGACGGCGGCGCGGCCAAGGCCATTGTAGAAGCAGCCGGCGTGCAGCAAGCGCTGCAGCAGGCGCAAGCCGCTGTGCAGGGCCGAGGCCGCGCGTTTCTGCGTCCGTCCGGCACCGAGGCGGTGGTGCGCGTGACCGTGGAAGCCGACGACGCCGGCCTGATGCAGGACACCCTCGACCGACTCTCCGGAGCTGTGCGTGACGCGGCGTGA
- the secG gene encoding preprotein translocase subunit SecG, which translates to MLMLILNVVYVLVALAMIALILMQRGAGAAAGSGFGAGASGTVFGSQGASNFLSKSTKWLAVVFFSISLFMAWYATHGARPTDQNLGVMSQVATPAPAAAGELTQPQAPAAGAVPTAPSQPPPAAAPAQAAPAQQAPAAREENASEPAQKR; encoded by the coding sequence ATGCTGATGTTGATCCTCAATGTGGTCTACGTGCTGGTCGCGCTGGCGATGATTGCGCTGATCCTGATGCAACGTGGCGCGGGTGCGGCAGCCGGTTCCGGCTTCGGCGCCGGCGCGTCCGGCACCGTGTTCGGTTCGCAGGGTGCATCGAACTTTCTGTCCAAGTCGACGAAGTGGTTGGCCGTTGTGTTTTTCAGCATCAGCCTGTTCATGGCGTGGTACGCCACACACGGTGCGCGTCCCACCGACCAGAACCTGGGTGTGATGTCGCAGGTGGCCACACCGGCGCCTGCTGCTGCCGGCGAGCTGACTCAGCCGCAAGCGCCTGCTGCCGGTGCTGTGCCAACCGCTCCGTCGCAGCCACCGCCTGCCGCCGCGCCAGCGCAGGCCGCACCCGCGCAACAAGCGCCTGCGGCGCGCGAAGAAAACGCTTCGGAACCGGCACAAAAACGCTGA
- a CDS encoding methylamine utilization protein: protein MRTRWFKWVSVVPVLLAYAVAGSVAATSVSVTVADADGVLIDAVVSLEPARPVAASVSKTAEMDQINSQFVPAVLVVRAGTLVRFPNKDQIRHQVYSFSPAKRFELPLFHGTTAASVRFDQAGLVTVGCNIHDWMLGYIVVLETPYFGKTGSAGGVQLEAPAGNYTLRVWHPRIKGAAATEPLVLARAAVQRRVTLQTTGAAPAAAPSDERARALQDKFRRADPKKTHP from the coding sequence ATGCGGACGCGATGGTTCAAATGGGTGAGTGTGGTCCCTGTGCTATTGGCGTATGCCGTTGCGGGGTCTGTCGCGGCGACGTCTGTCAGTGTCACCGTGGCCGATGCCGATGGTGTACTGATCGATGCGGTGGTGAGCTTGGAGCCGGCGCGTCCTGTCGCCGCCAGCGTATCCAAGACTGCGGAGATGGATCAGATCAATTCGCAGTTCGTGCCTGCCGTGCTGGTGGTGCGCGCCGGAACATTGGTGCGCTTTCCGAATAAAGATCAGATTCGCCATCAAGTCTATTCATTCTCTCCGGCCAAACGTTTTGAATTGCCCCTATTTCACGGCACCACGGCTGCGTCGGTTCGCTTTGATCAGGCCGGCCTGGTGACGGTCGGCTGCAATATCCACGACTGGATGCTGGGCTATATCGTGGTACTGGAGACGCCCTACTTCGGCAAGACCGGCAGCGCTGGCGGAGTGCAACTTGAGGCGCCCGCGGGCAACTACACGCTGCGCGTCTGGCATCCACGCATCAAGGGTGCTGCGGCGACCGAACCGTTGGTGCTTGCGCGCGCTGCAGTGCAACGCCGCGTGACCTTGCAGACCACCGGCGCTGCGCCGGCAGCTGCGCCGTCGGATGAGCGCGCGCGCGCGCTGCAGGATAAATTCCGCCGCGCCGATCCGAAGAAGACGCATCCATGA
- a CDS encoding NADH-quinone oxidoreductase subunit A: MLAEYLPSLLFLIVATGIGIALMLIGRFLAPRSPDARKLSPYECGFEAFEDARMKFDVRYYLIAIQFIVFDLEIIFIVPWTQVFMEIGARSLVTMGLFVGMLFLGFIYVWKKGALEWE, encoded by the coding sequence GTGCTGGCCGAATATTTGCCGAGTCTGCTGTTTCTGATCGTCGCCACCGGCATCGGCATTGCGTTGATGCTGATCGGTCGATTCCTCGCACCGCGTAGTCCGGATGCGCGCAAGCTCTCGCCTTACGAGTGCGGCTTCGAAGCGTTCGAAGATGCGCGCATGAAGTTCGACGTGCGCTATTACCTGATCGCGATCCAGTTCATCGTGTTCGATCTGGAAATCATCTTCATCGTTCCGTGGACACAGGTGTTCATGGAGATTGGCGCACGCTCGCTGGTCACCATGGGCTTGTTCGTCGGCATGTTGTTCCTCGGCTTTATCTACGTGTGGAAGAAGGGAGCGCTGGAATGGGAGTGA
- a CDS encoding isopenicillin N synthase family dioxygenase has product MSASIPTLDITRFDSDRDAFVAALGAAYRQWGFAGIRNHGIAQADVDAAYEVFKAFFALPEAVKRRYQMEGSGGARGYTAFGVETAKDSKHFDLKEFWHIGREIPDDSPHRAVMPPNLWPEQVPGFRERGYRLYQQLDQLGSRVLSALALHIGLPQDYFVDKTNNGNSILRPIHYPPITSDDIPNVRAGAHGDINFITLLVGASAAGLEVRSNDCDWVPFTADADTIVVNIGDMLQRLTNHVYPSTIHRVVNPPGEQARTPRYSVPFFLHPNPDFLIDVLPSCITADNPSRYPEPITAHGFLEERLREIKLK; this is encoded by the coding sequence ATGAGCGCCAGCATCCCGACCCTGGACATCACCCGTTTCGACAGCGATCGCGACGCCTTCGTCGCCGCGCTCGGAGCGGCCTATCGGCAGTGGGGCTTTGCCGGCATCCGTAACCACGGCATCGCACAGGCTGACGTCGATGCGGCCTACGAGGTGTTCAAAGCGTTCTTCGCGCTGCCGGAAGCCGTCAAGCGCCGCTACCAAATGGAAGGTAGTGGTGGTGCACGCGGCTATACCGCGTTCGGTGTGGAGACCGCCAAGGATTCCAAGCACTTCGACCTGAAAGAGTTCTGGCACATCGGCCGCGAAATTCCGGATGATTCGCCCCACCGCGCGGTGATGCCGCCGAATTTGTGGCCTGAGCAAGTGCCCGGTTTCCGCGAGCGCGGCTACCGTCTGTATCAGCAGCTCGATCAACTCGGCTCGCGCGTGTTGTCGGCGCTGGCGCTACACATCGGCCTGCCGCAAGACTATTTTGTCGACAAGACCAACAACGGCAATTCGATCCTGCGTCCGATCCATTATCCGCCGATTACCAGCGACGACATTCCCAACGTGCGTGCCGGTGCGCATGGCGACATCAACTTCATCACCTTGTTGGTCGGTGCCAGCGCCGCCGGCTTGGAAGTGCGTTCCAACGATTGCGATTGGGTGCCGTTCACTGCCGACGCCGACACCATCGTGGTCAATATCGGCGACATGCTGCAGCGCCTGACCAACCATGTGTATCCGTCCACCATCCACCGCGTGGTCAATCCGCCGGGCGAACAAGCGCGCACGCCGCGTTATTCGGTACCGTTCTTTCTGCACCCCAATCCGGACTTCCTGATCGACGTGCTGCCCTCGTGCATCACTGCTGACAACCCCAGTCGATACCCTGAGCCGATCACTGCGCATGGCTTTCTGGAAGAGCGGTTGCGCGAGATCAAGCTGAAATAA
- a CDS encoding DUF3034 family protein: MKYYLRVALVAAVLGGVSTPTYAIAGDGRLLATAGVSMIEGSSGGGIVPWATLSGYGTRDELGTVLFATHVDSGDYRLDVQGAALTVGNRLELSLARQRLDLGTLQDRLGLPWNALGQDVVGAKLRLYGDLVYGHAPQVSLSVQYKRLRDGTLPLAIGARDDHGTDVFISASRLFLQGAGSYQLLLNGTLRATRANQTGLLGFGGDRRNSYRLVAEASAAVILSPSWAVGVEYRDKPNNLGFAGEQAWADAFVAWFPSKHVSLTAAWADLGDVATLSDQSGPYLSLQVAF, from the coding sequence ATGAAGTACTACCTACGCGTCGCGCTGGTTGCCGCGGTATTGGGCGGGGTGAGCACACCAACGTACGCAATTGCCGGGGACGGGCGTCTGCTCGCCACTGCCGGCGTATCGATGATTGAAGGCAGCAGCGGAGGTGGCATCGTGCCCTGGGCCACGTTGTCCGGCTATGGCACGCGCGATGAACTCGGCACCGTGCTGTTCGCCACGCATGTGGATAGCGGCGATTACCGGCTTGACGTGCAAGGTGCCGCGCTCACCGTCGGAAATCGGCTGGAACTCTCGCTTGCGCGTCAGCGTCTGGACCTGGGCACATTGCAGGATCGGCTTGGACTGCCGTGGAATGCGCTCGGCCAGGATGTAGTCGGCGCCAAGCTGCGTCTGTACGGTGATCTTGTGTACGGGCACGCGCCTCAAGTCAGTCTCAGCGTGCAGTACAAACGCCTGCGCGACGGCACGCTGCCCTTGGCCATCGGTGCGCGCGACGATCACGGCACCGATGTCTTCATCAGCGCCAGTCGATTGTTCCTGCAGGGGGCTGGCAGTTATCAGTTGCTGCTCAATGGCACGCTACGCGCAACGCGCGCCAATCAGACCGGCTTGCTGGGTTTCGGTGGCGATCGTCGCAACAGCTATCGGTTGGTGGCCGAAGCCAGTGCTGCCGTCATATTGTCGCCCTCCTGGGCGGTGGGCGTTGAATATCGCGACAAGCCCAATAATCTTGGCTTTGCGGGCGAACAGGCCTGGGCGGATGCCTTCGTAGCCTGGTTTCCCAGCAAACATGTGTCGTTGACCGCAGCCTGGGCCGATCTTGGCGATGTCGCTACGCTCAGTGATCAGAGCGGTCCTTATCTTTCCCTGCAGGTAGCGTTTTGA
- a CDS encoding NADH-quinone oxidoreductase subunit C, which yields MAEQASSFTDRLAARFAGAQIAVALPRGEVTLEVAAADWHATCLALRDEFGFEQLSDLCGVDYLGYGSGEWDTADVSSQGFSRGVEGQAVGRFAWGEFPSQETSDGAQPQQLPKQRFAVVAQLISYRHNQRLRVRCYAPDEQVPVVASVTDIWPGVNWFEREAFDLFGIVFDGHPDLRRILTDYGFVGHPFRKDFPLIGNVEVRYDDERKRVVYEPVTSVEPRVGVPRVIRDDARYETAAGEVGKSETAK from the coding sequence ATGGCAGAGCAAGCATCTTCCTTCACTGATCGACTTGCGGCACGTTTCGCCGGTGCGCAGATTGCCGTGGCACTGCCGCGCGGCGAAGTGACGCTGGAAGTCGCTGCGGCCGATTGGCACGCCACCTGTCTGGCCTTGCGCGACGAGTTCGGTTTCGAGCAGCTCAGCGATCTGTGCGGAGTCGATTACCTGGGCTACGGAAGCGGCGAATGGGACACCGCCGACGTGTCGTCGCAGGGTTTTAGCCGCGGCGTCGAAGGTCAGGCCGTCGGTCGTTTCGCCTGGGGCGAATTTCCCAGCCAGGAAACCTCCGATGGCGCGCAGCCGCAGCAGCTGCCGAAGCAACGCTTCGCAGTAGTCGCCCAGCTGATTTCTTATCGCCACAACCAGCGTCTGCGGGTACGTTGCTACGCGCCGGACGAACAGGTACCGGTAGTGGCGTCGGTGACCGATATCTGGCCGGGCGTGAACTGGTTCGAGCGCGAAGCATTCGATCTGTTCGGTATCGTATTCGATGGCCACCCGGATCTGCGCCGCATCCTGACCGACTACGGATTCGTCGGCCACCCGTTCCGTAAGGATTTCCCGCTGATCGGCAACGTCGAAGTGCGTTACGACGACGAGCGCAAGCGTGTGGTGTACGAGCCGGTGACGTCGGTCGAGCCGCGCGTTGGTGTGCCGCGCGTGATTCGCGACGACGCCCGTTATGAGACTGCCGCTGGTGAAGTGGGCAAGTCGGAGACTGCCAAGTGA